The Nicotiana tabacum cultivar K326 chromosome 5, ASM71507v2, whole genome shotgun sequence sequence TATAGTAGGCTCAAGCATCAGTTGATGTTGGTTCATAACAAATGCCATCTCTTATTAATTTACTCTCGAATTGTATTAGCTTCAAAGTTTAATATATTCAAGAATAGGATGCACTGTTGTAAATTATTTCAAGAAAATGTGGTAGTGCTGGTAGTGCTTGTTATTATATCTCTTATTTCTCATTCTTTATCTGAgcagtgatttttttttttttgagcagGTGTTAGGTTgacaccttttttttttttttttttggggggggggggggcgaatAAGTGGCTCACGGGgaacaaaaaaattatatttgatctCTATGTTTTTACATAGCAATTTTGGGTGGATCATCACTTGTAGGAATGACATAATGCTAATCCATGTTTCACACCGCCAAGGAAGCATTCATTTTTAATCCCATTATGACTTGGTTGTTTAGAAAAGCAATTACTTCAATCCGAATAGTGGAATGAAAGGTAGTATAAGAATTAAATACTCATCTCTTTTCCAATCATCCTGCGAAGACGGACATTTGGAAAAGTTCTCGAGATTCTCAATCGCTCTTGAGAGAGGTTACAACAGAGACAAAACGTACATCCTTAACTGAACATTATACATGTTAAgttaaaaacagaaaattaagttCATGCAATCACACTGGAGAAAGACATGATACAAAATTCAAACTGTACGATCACCAATAATTTAGGAATCCCCTTCATTCTGACTTTTTCTCTTTCATCTTCTCCTTTTCGTCCTTTGGTGGGGAAACTAGCAAATTGAAAGTCCACACAGCCAGCAAAGTTGCCTGTATTGGAGCAAGCCAATAAACCTGTATGTGCTCCTTGGTTATATGATCCCCCCGAGCATAAGCCCACCCCATCACAGAGGCTGGATTCATGCACCCCCCTGTTAGATCAGAACCAAGTATGTGAAGAGTCAGCTTGGACAGACTGGATATCCACGTCTTCATCAAGGTACTCGCACGACTTCTTCTGGAAAGTCCAAGTGAAATGGTAACAATCGCAAATGTCAAGCACCCTTCAATCAGTGCACCTCGGTGGATGTCGATGGTCAAACGAGGTCCACGCCCTATGTTTGGAAATGACGCAATGATGAGCCTAACCCCAGTAATTGAACCAAAGACCTGAGCAGGAATTCTGGCACCGACGGCGAAGAGGAAATTGGAGAGATCCCCAGAGATGGCACCGGACAAGATAGTGAGAGGGTTGTAGGCCCCACCCTTGGTAGCTTTAGCCAAGAAGGCAAAGAAGAACATATTGATGACAGATATTGAATGTTTGAGGATTTCACCTTTGAGATCATGAGCCCCATAACCCAACATTGTGTGAACAAACATCTTAATAAGCACACTTGACCAGACCCACATGAAGGACATGATGAAGTCTGAAACCAGCAGCCTCCTCCT is a genomic window containing:
- the LOC107827954 gene encoding putative aquaporin SIP2-1; amino-acid sequence: MGVSRRRLLVSDFIMSFMWVWSSVLIKMFVHTMLGYGAHDLKGEILKHSISVINMFFFAFLAKATKGGAYNPLTILSGAISGDLSNFLFAVGARIPAQVFGSITGVRLIIASFPNIGRGPRLTIDIHRGALIEGCLTFAIVTISLGLSRRSRASTLMKTWISSLSKLTLHILGSDLTGGCMNPASVMGWAYARGDHITKEHIQVYWLAPIQATLLAVWTFNLLVSPPKDEKEKMKEKKSE